The following are from one region of the Plutella xylostella chromosome 21, ilPluXylo3.1, whole genome shotgun sequence genome:
- the LOC105395351 gene encoding uncharacterized protein LOC105395351, whose protein sequence is MGKRKRSKDREYEKIMRKLRKLEEKTNKRRRIISSSSSDSEASSNPDLSQIPVNVDDESSLSEEIINEPRSSTEVIGDEPSLNPDILEMLGDDPLVERTFGEDLHKDIANRWQHILLNGLHKETKSDLLKTYLPAQNCPNMQAPKLNLEVKAALNEIDNKKDMYSQGKQRHLSSCLAAVGKALNIALAHTDPVIREIIKPLSDAGRMICDFHYRESQSRRYSIINTLNKQTRDTVKNTKIDEYLFGSELADHLKSSKAISRSGYELMQTRNLPPRARQPVASTVVPVRRALNARGPPRMPAAAAEPSPRQAAPRYHQRNVIS, encoded by the exons ATGGGGAAACGAAAGCGCAGTAAGGACCGTGAATACGAAAAAATTATGCGCAAATTAAGAAAACTGGAAGAAAAGACAAACAAACGTCGCAGGATCATATCATCTTCTTCGTCGGATAGCGAAGCAAGTTCGAACCCGGATTTATCCCAAATACCCGTGAACGTCGATGATGAATCGTCTTTATCAG AAGAAATTATCAACGAACCGCGAAGCAGTACTGAAGTAATTGGTGATGAACCTTCATTAAATCCAGATATTCTCGAAATGTTAGGCGATGATCCATTAGTTGAAAGAACCTTTGGCGAAGACTTGCACAAAGATATTGCTAATAGATGGCAGCACATTCTTTTGAATGGACTTCATAAAGAAACCAAGTCGGACTTACTGAAGACTTATTTACCGGCCCAAAACTGTCCGAATATGCAAGCTCCCAAGTTAAACTTAGAAGTAAAGGCAGCTCTTAACGAGATTGACAACAAAAAGGATATGTACAGTCAGGGCAAACAAAGACACTTATCAAGCTGCTTGGCCGCAGTTGGTAAAGCCTTAAATATAGCGTTGGCCCACACGGATCCTGTCATACGCGAGATAATCAAACCGCTAAGCGACGCTGGGCGTATGATTTGCGACTTCCACTACAGAGAGTCTCAGTCAAGAAGATATTCAATCATAAATACCcttaataaacaaacaagggATACCGTTAAAAACACAAAGATTGACGAATACCTCTTCGGCTCCGAGCTGGCTGACCATCTGAAATCTTCAAAAGCTATTTCTAGATCCGGCTACGAGTTGATGCAAACTCGCAACCTTCCTCCAAGAGCTAGGCAGCCTGTTGCTAGCACTGTAGTTCCTGTACGGAGAGCTTTAAACGCGAGGGGGCCGCCGCGgatgcccgccgccgccgccgagccCAGTCCGCGCCAAGCGGCACCGCGGTACCATCAG CGGAATGTGATATCATAG